A window of Nonomuraea angiospora genomic DNA:
TTCCCGCTGCCGGGACGTTCACGGTGTATTCGAAGTACGTGCCGGTCTGGGACGTGGTGAACACCACCCGTTTCCCGCCCCGGGCCACGGGGTCCTGGACGGCGGACATGGTGCCGCCGGACGTGGCGGCGCCGGTGGTGAGGTCGATGAGTCGTTCGGTGTGGCCGGGGCCGCCGGACAGGCTGTCCCGGCCGCCGCTCAGCCATTCGAGCGAGAACCGGCTCATGACCACGCGGCGGGGGAAGCTCGGGTCGTCGCCGTCGCGGCCGTAGAGGAGCAGGATCCGGCCGTCGGGGAGGCGGCCGAGCTCGGAGTAGTACGAGGGACCCTCGTTGATCACCTTGCTGTAGCGGAAGGAGCGCGCGTCGTCGTAGCTGATCGACACGGTCAGGTTGGTGCGGACGGGGGAGTCGGGCCGGCTGAACAGCACCCGGCTCACCTCGGACGTGCCCGGCCCGCCCGTGTAGCGCAGCAGGCTGGCGTCCACGGCGTTGAACGTGCCGGTGGCCCCGTCGAGCCGCGGCGGCGACCAGGTGAGCCCGCGATCGGCGCTGACCGACACGATCCGCTGCCGGTTGCCGCCCGCCGCGGCCCGGCCGTTGATCAGCACCGTGCCGTCGGACCGCTGGATCAGCCTGGCCTCGTTGATGGGATAGGCGGTGGAGACGGGCACCTCCCCGGTGGCCTGCCAGGTCTGGCCGTGGTCGTCGCTGTAGATCGACGCCACGCCGTAGCGGCGTTCGGGGACGGTGTTGCCGGTGACCTCGCGGCGGTGCGCGCAGTTGAGCAGCAGCCGGCCGTTGTCGAGCTGGATGCCGTGTCCGGGGCCGGGGCCGTGCAGCGTCCAGGCGTAGGGGAACCGGTCGAACAGGCCCGACATCCCGCGCGGCGCGCTCCAGGTGCGACCGCCGTCCTCGCTGGAGATCATGAAGAGGTCGCCCTTGTCGCCGGAGCAGCCGGTGTTCTCCGGCAGCCGGGTGGAGAGCATGTAGAACAGGAAGATGCCGCCGGTGAGCCGGTCGACCACGAAGGCCGGGTTCCCCCACGACTGGCCTCCGGCCGAGGCGACCAGCGTCCGGGTCGGCTCCCAGGTGTTGCCGCCGTCGGGGCTACGGCGCATGAGCAGGTCTCGGGGGCCCGCATCGCAGACCTCGTGGCGGCCTTCCGTGACGACCAGGACGGTGCCGTCCGGCAGCACGGCCAGCCCGTGGACGTGGTAGCTCTCCAGCGGATCCACGGTGTTGTCCCACAGCGTCGTCTCGTCGAAGGTCGTGTCGCCGGACGGTGCCGCCGTCCGCCGGGGCGTCGTCGCGTCCGCGGGTAGGGCGGGACCGAGTGCGACGGTCAACGAGGCCGCGGCGACTCCGAGGCCGAAGGCTCTGCGCCCGATCAGGGGCCGATGGGGATCTGGCTGTGGCATGTGCTGCCTCCGGAGTGGGGGGTGATCCTTCAGGAGCAGGTGCGGGGCGCGAGTCCGAGGTTCGCCGCCCGTCCGCGGAGATCATCTCACCCTGCGGCGCTGTGCAGCTTCAAGGTCATCAAGCGGCGTCAGGCGAGTAGGCTGACCGCGGTTGCCCGCGAAGACGAAGGAGCCGCCCATGACCGCCGACCCAACGATGACCCGGATCGGCCAGGGAGTGGAGTTGAATCACCACCAAGGTCAGCCCGAAGCCGCTCGCGACCTGTTCGCGCAGATCTGGGATGACATCGGCGGCGAGCAGGGCGATCCGCTGCACGTCTGCGTCCTCGCCCACTCGATGGCCGACGTACAGGACGACGTGCACGAGGAGCTGATGTGGGATCTGCGGGCGCTCGCCGCCGCCGATCGGGTCACCGATGAGCAGGTGGCGCAGGCAGGGGTGGCGCTTCCGGTGGCGGGCCTGTACCCATCGCTGCACCTGAACCTGAGCGAGTGCTATCGCAAGCTGGGCGACCTCGATCGCGCCCGTGAGCACCTCCAGCAGGCGCGGGCCGGGATCGGCGCGCTGGGCGACGACGAGTACGGGCAGCTCATCAAGGGCGGCCTGGAGCGGCTGGCCGAGCAGCTGGGCGAGCCCGTCTGACTCCGAACCCGGCGTGACGTACGTCAGCCGCCTTCCGCCTCCGACGGTCTCAGGGCTTCCTGCGAGCCGGTGAGCAGCGCCCTGGCGGACTTGCGGAACGCCGGCACCAGGCGGTTGCGGTCGCCGGCCCGGGTCGCCAGCATGACGTGACTCGGCTCGACCCCCTCCAGGGGGATCGAGACGAGGTCCGGGCGGAGGTTGACGAAGATCGGGCCGGCCGCGATGGCCACCGCCTCCCCGGCGGCGACCAGCTCGAACTTGTCCTCGATGCTGGCGATGAGCGGGCCGTCGGGGGCCGGGCGGCCGCCGGGCCTGGGATCGATGCGCCAGTACGCCTCCCAGGCCGGGTCCGGGTCGGCCAGCCGGGGCAGCGGCTCGTCGGCGATGTCGTCCAGCGTCACGGACGCCCTGCCCGCCAGGCGGTGGTCGCGCGGGAGCAGCAGCATGCGCGGCTCGTCGTACAGGATCGTCACGTCGAGCCCGTCAGTCGCGAACGGCAGCCGGGTCACCACCGCGTCAACCCGGTAGTCGAGCAGGGCGGGGCGCGGCTCGTTCCAGGCCACGTGCGAGGTGCGCACGTCGGCGTCCGGGTGCAGCCGGCGCAGCTCGCGCACGGCCGGCGTCACGATGAGGCCCGCCGTGTACCCGATCGTGATCCGGCTGGGCCGGGCGGCGGCGCGGGTCTGCGCCGCCGCCTGGGCGGCCGAGCGCAGCAGCGTCTTCGCGCGGGGCAGGAAGACCTCGCCCGCCTCGGTGAGCCGCGTGCCCTGCGGGGTGCGGTCGAGCAGGCGGGCGCCCAGTTGCCGTTCGAGGCCGCGGATCTGCCGGCTCAGCGACGGCTGGGT
This region includes:
- a CDS encoding golvesin C-terminal-like domain-containing protein, yielding MTVALGPALPADATTPRRTAAPSGDTTFDETTLWDNTVDPLESYHVHGLAVLPDGTVLVVTEGRHEVCDAGPRDLLMRRSPDGGNTWEPTRTLVASAGGQSWGNPAFVVDRLTGGIFLFYMLSTRLPENTGCSGDKGDLFMISSEDGGRTWSAPRGMSGLFDRFPYAWTLHGPGPGHGIQLDNGRLLLNCAHRREVTGNTVPERRYGVASIYSDDHGQTWQATGEVPVSTAYPINEARLIQRSDGTVLINGRAAAGGNRQRIVSVSADRGLTWSPPRLDGATGTFNAVDASLLRYTGGPGTSEVSRVLFSRPDSPVRTNLTVSISYDDARSFRYSKVINEGPSYYSELGRLPDGRILLLYGRDGDDPSFPRRVVMSRFSLEWLSGGRDSLSGGPGHTERLIDLTTGAATSGGTMSAVQDPVARGGKRVVFTTSQTGTYFEYTVNVPAAGTYELLLRYFRSADGGLVTVSADGVKPRAALVDTTADRADGYDVAQLGSLDLTAGSHKIRFTASGVGRGGGRLVSLDTLSLIDAPSQPDVREEAVVDNDELGYEIISGTWTAGTGVPGYRGGDYQYAPAGTGGRVVRWRPVVPLTGDYEVQVSYTAHANRASNAPFRVRHASGTTLVRVDQRRSGATEPRGGSWVSLGTYRISEGVGRVELSDDANGVVIADAVRLLRAPG
- a CDS encoding tetratricopeptide repeat protein is translated as MTADPTMTRIGQGVELNHHQGQPEAARDLFAQIWDDIGGEQGDPLHVCVLAHSMADVQDDVHEELMWDLRALAAADRVTDEQVAQAGVALPVAGLYPSLHLNLSECYRKLGDLDRAREHLQQARAGIGALGDDEYGQLIKGGLERLAEQLGEPV
- a CDS encoding LysR family transcriptional regulator; this translates as MPDSPDLDLRLVRYFTAVAEHRHFGRAAEALHITQPSLSRQIRGLERQLGARLLDRTPQGTRLTEAGEVFLPRAKTLLRSAAQAAAQTRAAARPSRITIGYTAGLIVTPAVRELRRLHPDADVRTSHVAWNEPRPALLDYRVDAVVTRLPFATDGLDVTILYDEPRMLLLPRDHRLAGRASVTLDDIADEPLPRLADPDPAWEAYWRIDPRPGGRPAPDGPLIASIEDKFELVAAGEAVAIAAGPIFVNLRPDLVSIPLEGVEPSHVMLATRAGDRNRLVPAFRKSARALLTGSQEALRPSEAEGG